One part of the Methanofollis sp. genome encodes these proteins:
- a CDS encoding V-type ATP synthase subunit F encodes MEIAVIGSNEFVIGFRLAGIQKTIAAESDDALKNAIHNVLSDGSVGILVLSGSDMNRLPLRLRSQLEESVRPTVIAVGEEEGGLSMRERIKRSVGVDLWK; translated from the coding sequence ATGGAGATTGCAGTTATCGGAAGCAATGAGTTCGTCATCGGGTTCAGGCTTGCGGGCATTCAGAAGACAATCGCCGCGGAAAGCGACGATGCCCTGAAAAACGCCATCCACAACGTCCTTTCGGACGGGTCGGTGGGCATCCTGGTGCTGAGTGGCAGCGATATGAACAGGCTCCCCCTGCGCCTCCGGAGCCAGCTTGAGGAGTCCGTGAGGCCGACAGTGATAGCGGTCGGTGAGGAAGAGGGAGGCCTCTCCATGCGGGAGAGAATAAAGAGATCGGTCGGTGTTGATCTGTGGAAGTAA
- a CDS encoding V-type ATP synthase subunit C: MADVGGPAPYIYVSTRMRVRKAKLIPREEYLRMLNMSLPEITRFIGETEYKKEIDELGSSFSGINLIEVGLSWNLAKEYQEILKITPSGLIRFVQSYLRRWDIQNVLTILRGKVQGVKAGKIKEVLIPAGELDKNVLDRLLVEDSPERIVESLKDRRLGSVLSAGLHEALETGSFAKLENELYKQFYVQMISDAKGGIKGGNVFLNYIQMEIDLRNLMNLFRFRAAHAGEEIRDLLVPGGKAFTVDELMRMSTIESLDEFVDAAKKKTRDPELVAVFDELQQQRSIHEIEVMLTKFELKQMERLSKLYAFSVLPILAYLEMKKYEVANLRAIARGKEYNLPNERIQSYLVM, from the coding sequence ATGGCTGACGTAGGGGGTCCTGCCCCATACATTTACGTCTCCACGCGCATGCGTGTGCGCAAGGCAAAGTTGATCCCGCGGGAAGAGTACCTGCGGATGCTCAACATGAGCCTGCCCGAGATCACCAGGTTCATCGGCGAGACCGAGTACAAGAAGGAGATCGACGAACTCGGTTCGTCCTTCTCCGGCATCAACCTCATTGAGGTCGGCCTCTCCTGGAACCTTGCAAAGGAGTATCAGGAGATCCTGAAGATCACCCCGTCCGGACTGATCCGGTTCGTGCAGAGTTACCTGCGCCGGTGGGATATCCAGAATGTCCTGACCATCCTCAGAGGAAAGGTTCAGGGCGTGAAGGCCGGGAAGATCAAGGAAGTCCTCATCCCCGCGGGTGAGCTTGATAAGAACGTCCTCGATCGGCTCCTTGTCGAAGACTCCCCCGAGAGGATCGTGGAGTCTCTCAAGGACCGGCGCCTGGGTTCTGTGCTCTCTGCCGGTCTTCACGAGGCTCTGGAGACAGGCTCTTTTGCGAAGCTCGAGAACGAGCTCTACAAGCAGTTCTATGTCCAGATGATCTCGGACGCGAAGGGCGGCATCAAGGGCGGCAACGTCTTCCTGAACTATATCCAGATGGAGATAGATCTCAGGAACCTGATGAACCTCTTCCGTTTCCGCGCCGCACATGCAGGCGAGGAGATCAGGGATCTGCTCGTCCCGGGCGGCAAGGCCTTCACGGTTGACGAACTGATGCGGATGAGCACGATCGAGAGCCTTGACGAATTCGTCGACGCCGCGAAGAAGAAGACGCGGGACCCCGAACTCGTCGCAGTCTTCGACGAACTCCAGCAGCAGCGTTCGATCCACGAGATCGAGGTCATGCTGACGAAGTTCGAGCTCAAGCAGATGGAAAGGCTCTCCAAGCTCTATGCCTTCTCGGTTCTTCCGATCCTTGCCTACCTTGAGATGAAGAAGTACGAGGTTGCAAACCTCCGTGCCATTGCCCGGGGGAAGGAGTACAACCTGCCGAATGAACGCATTCAGAGTTACCTGGTGATGTAA
- a CDS encoding V-type ATP synthase subunit D produces the protein MALRDVKPTRSELINIKRKIKLSERGYNILKMKRDGLILEFFKVLKEAKDTRGDLLRKYQHAQEMIALANTVEGTIGVKAAAFSVKENPEITLKSKNIMGVVVPQIEASKVRKSLVERGYGVLGTRSVIDETAEAYEELVEAILESAEIETTMKRLLDEIDHTKRRVNALEFKVIPELKAAAAFIKMRLDEMEREELFRLKKIKAKTAAKAAESA, from the coding sequence ATGGCGCTCAGAGATGTCAAGCCCACGAGGTCAGAGCTGATCAACATCAAGCGGAAGATCAAGCTCTCCGAGCGGGGCTATAACATCCTCAAGATGAAGCGCGACGGGCTGATCCTTGAGTTCTTCAAGGTGCTGAAAGAGGCGAAGGACACCCGGGGCGATCTGCTGCGCAAGTACCAGCACGCCCAGGAGATGATCGCCCTTGCAAACACGGTCGAAGGGACGATAGGGGTGAAGGCTGCGGCGTTCTCCGTTAAGGAGAACCCGGAGATCACCCTCAAGTCCAAGAACATCATGGGAGTCGTCGTCCCCCAGATCGAGGCATCGAAGGTGAGAAAGAGCCTTGTCGAGCGTGGCTACGGTGTGCTCGGGACCCGGTCGGTCATCGACGAGACTGCCGAGGCCTACGAGGAGCTTGTCGAGGCGATCCTCGAGAGCGCCGAGATCGAGACGACGATGAAGCGCCTGCTTGATGAGATCGACCACACCAAGAGGCGTGTAAACGCCCTTGAATTCAAGGTGATCCCTGAACTGAAGGCCGCCGCCGCCTTTATCAAGATGCGGCTCGACGAGATGGAGCGCGAAGAGCTCTTCCGTCTCAAGAAGATCAAGGCAAAGACCGCGGCGAAGGCTGCGGAATCGGCCTGA
- a CDS encoding V-type ATP synthase subunit I, whose protein sequence is MDTIIRELYHQNAFHIEDFVEKEDEAYEGFKIGMPLAEASTASTELIKIRSMENIFGISPDALPATRKEKTPAMKAEVDRKLAAFVRDVEDLTAQRSRLEAQVKTIEGRVAALEPFAAVPLDMDLYHGYEGLSVFAGYVESDVEIPVPHEKHFVPAGKGGQNFIVVFVPAPDADAADRALLEAKFQSVPIPEGAGPVKDLIYDARGKTAGLNEEITKIARNFEEKKKEYGEFLVAYDEYFTAVVEQAEAPLRFATTEDAFVAEGWVPSERVEAIKAALTHATAGKVYVTELETGDDPLAVPVEYDNPKFSHPTELFMDIYARPRYDEFDPTLLLSIVFPIFFGLILGDVGYGVVLLAMSYGLRRIFTSDGWTRLLDILRNASAVSIIFGVLFSEFFGTSLPWEPIIYSRHLNIGGHAVHHPMVAELLIVSVWIGLLHISLGRLLHVRNLRRAMHQDAHVTKEILGQFGWLSTMWGIVITIWSMFPIPLMFDLTGFAPVAMGLNAAGIFGAVLILLGIVLIGQESPLELMELPTIISHVLSYTRLVAVGLSSVAIAMVTNFIAIDLIIDPQLESLTIVGVVIVLIGLVVLLLGHTLNIALGILGGGLHSIRLHYVEFFTKFYNGGGKKYNPFGMKRKFTEE, encoded by the coding sequence ATGGATACGATCATCCGGGAGCTGTACCACCAGAATGCTTTTCATATTGAAGATTTTGTCGAGAAGGAAGACGAGGCCTACGAGGGTTTCAAGATCGGCATGCCCCTTGCGGAAGCAAGCACGGCGTCTACCGAACTGATCAAGATCCGGTCTATGGAGAATATCTTCGGGATCAGTCCCGACGCTCTCCCGGCGACCAGAAAAGAAAAAACCCCCGCAATGAAGGCCGAAGTCGACCGGAAACTTGCCGCATTCGTCAGGGATGTCGAGGATCTCACTGCACAGCGGTCCAGACTTGAGGCACAGGTGAAGACTATCGAGGGGCGTGTTGCCGCACTCGAACCCTTCGCCGCTGTTCCTCTTGATATGGACCTTTATCACGGCTATGAAGGACTATCCGTCTTTGCAGGATACGTCGAGTCAGACGTCGAGATCCCGGTCCCCCACGAGAAACATTTCGTCCCTGCCGGCAAGGGCGGGCAAAACTTCATTGTCGTCTTTGTCCCTGCACCAGATGCGGACGCGGCTGACCGCGCCCTGCTCGAAGCAAAGTTCCAGTCGGTCCCCATTCCCGAAGGCGCAGGCCCTGTCAAGGACCTGATCTACGATGCCCGGGGAAAAACCGCCGGTCTCAACGAAGAGATCACGAAGATCGCCCGGAACTTTGAGGAAAAGAAGAAAGAATACGGTGAATTCCTCGTTGCATACGACGAATACTTCACGGCCGTCGTGGAGCAAGCGGAGGCCCCGCTGCGGTTTGCAACAACGGAAGACGCCTTTGTGGCAGAAGGCTGGGTGCCGTCGGAGCGGGTCGAGGCGATCAAAGCAGCACTCACCCATGCGACCGCCGGCAAGGTCTATGTCACCGAGCTCGAAACCGGCGACGACCCGCTGGCCGTCCCTGTCGAGTACGACAACCCAAAGTTTTCGCACCCGACCGAGCTCTTTATGGACATCTACGCGCGCCCGCGCTATGACGAGTTCGACCCGACGCTTCTCCTTTCGATCGTCTTCCCGATCTTTTTCGGTCTGATCCTGGGAGATGTCGGCTACGGTGTCGTGCTCCTTGCGATGTCCTATGGCCTGCGGCGTATCTTTACGTCCGATGGCTGGACCCGGTTGCTGGACATCCTGCGGAACGCATCGGCGGTGAGCATCATCTTCGGTGTGCTCTTCAGTGAGTTCTTCGGGACCTCTCTACCCTGGGAACCGATCATCTATTCCAGACACCTGAATATCGGCGGGCATGCGGTCCATCACCCGATGGTTGCCGAACTGCTGATAGTCTCGGTCTGGATCGGTCTGTTGCATATCTCCCTTGGGCGTCTTCTCCATGTGAGAAACCTCAGGCGTGCGATGCACCAGGACGCCCACGTCACGAAGGAGATCCTCGGCCAGTTCGGCTGGCTCTCCACGATGTGGGGTATCGTCATCACAATCTGGTCGATGTTCCCGATCCCGTTGATGTTCGACCTCACCGGTTTTGCACCGGTGGCAATGGGTCTGAACGCCGCGGGCATCTTCGGTGCCGTCCTTATCCTGCTCGGTATCGTCCTGATCGGTCAGGAGTCCCCCCTCGAACTGATGGAGCTCCCGACGATCATCAGTCACGTTCTCTCGTACACCCGTCTGGTTGCGGTCGGTCTCTCGTCGGTCGCGATCGCGATGGTTACAAATTTCATCGCGATCGACCTGATCATCGACCCGCAGCTCGAATCACTCACCATTGTGGGAGTGGTCATTGTCCTGATAGGTCTTGTCGTCCTGCTCCTTGGCCATACGCTCAATATCGCACTCGGCATTCTGGGCGGCGGCCTGCACTCTATCAGGTTGCACTATGTTGAGTTCTTCACCAAGTTCTACAATGGTGGAGGAAAGAAGTACAATCCTTTTGGCATGAAGAGAAAGTTTACGGAGGAATAA
- a CDS encoding ATP synthase subunit A, with amino-acid sequence MEVKAASKTGTSTGVLKRISGPVVTAVGLDAHMFDVVKVGNEELMGEVIKISGENVIIQVYEATDGIRPGEPVVNTGMPLAVELGPGLLKSIYDGIQRPLEVLMEKMGSFIERGVTAPGLDRSTKWDFVPVVKAGDRVVPGMVIGTVQETTSILHKIMVPPNMKGGVVKSIKGGSFTVEETVCVLEDGSEIQLMQKWPVRVPRPVTEKMNPDIPLVTGQRILDGLFPIAKGGTAAIPGPFGSGKTVTQQQLAKWSDAQIVVYIGCGERGNEMTEVLTEFPELEDPKSGRPLMERTILIANTSNMPVAAREASVYTGITLAEYFRDQGYDVSLMADSTSRWAEAMREISSRLEEMPGEEGYPAYLAARLSEFYERAGRVTTLNNLEGSVTVIGAVSPPGGDFSEPVTQNTLRIVKVFWALDAKLSQRRHFPAINWLNSYSLYLDVLNEWYDKNISPEWNPLRRWAMNVLQKESELQEIVQLVGSDALPEEEQITIEVARMLREIFLQQNAFDAVDTYCSLEKQLDILKAIRAYADLSSAAHAAGVMPSQILGIKAKNDLPQIKFVQDYKPELERILKAMKDEFSGLKAGMA; translated from the coding sequence GTGGAAGTAAAAGCAGCGTCAAAGACAGGCACTTCGACAGGAGTGCTCAAGAGAATTTCAGGCCCGGTCGTCACGGCCGTCGGTCTCGACGCCCACATGTTCGATGTGGTCAAGGTCGGGAACGAGGAGCTGATGGGCGAGGTCATCAAGATCTCGGGTGAGAACGTCATCATCCAGGTCTATGAGGCCACCGACGGCATCCGGCCAGGCGAACCGGTGGTGAACACTGGCATGCCGCTCGCGGTCGAGCTCGGCCCTGGTCTGCTGAAGAGCATCTACGACGGCATTCAGAGGCCGCTCGAAGTGCTCATGGAAAAGATGGGCAGCTTCATTGAGCGCGGTGTGACCGCACCCGGCCTCGACAGAAGCACGAAGTGGGACTTTGTCCCGGTCGTGAAGGCCGGCGACCGCGTCGTGCCCGGTATGGTCATCGGCACGGTCCAGGAGACCACGTCGATCCTCCACAAGATCATGGTCCCGCCCAACATGAAGGGCGGCGTGGTCAAGAGCATCAAGGGCGGGTCTTTCACCGTCGAAGAGACGGTCTGTGTCCTTGAGGACGGCTCAGAGATCCAGCTGATGCAGAAGTGGCCGGTCCGTGTCCCGCGGCCGGTGACCGAGAAGATGAACCCGGACATCCCGCTCGTTACCGGGCAGAGGATTCTCGACGGGCTCTTCCCGATCGCCAAGGGCGGCACCGCCGCAATTCCGGGCCCCTTCGGCTCGGGAAAGACTGTCACCCAGCAGCAGCTTGCAAAGTGGTCTGACGCCCAGATCGTGGTCTACATCGGCTGCGGCGAGCGCGGCAACGAGATGACCGAGGTGCTGACCGAGTTCCCGGAGCTCGAGGACCCGAAGTCGGGCAGGCCGCTGATGGAGCGGACCATCCTGATCGCGAACACCTCGAACATGCCCGTGGCAGCCCGTGAAGCGTCCGTGTACACCGGTATCACCCTTGCCGAGTACTTCCGTGACCAGGGCTACGATGTCTCCCTGATGGCCGACTCCACCTCCCGGTGGGCAGAGGCAATGCGTGAGATCTCCTCCCGGCTCGAAGAGATGCCTGGTGAGGAAGGCTACCCTGCATACCTTGCAGCCCGCCTCTCTGAGTTCTACGAGCGTGCCGGCCGTGTGACGACCCTCAACAACCTTGAAGGCTCGGTCACGGTCATCGGTGCGGTTTCACCACCGGGCGGCGACTTCTCGGAGCCGGTCACCCAGAACACCCTCCGTATCGTGAAGGTCTTCTGGGCACTCGACGCCAAGCTCTCGCAGCGCCGTCACTTCCCCGCGATCAACTGGCTCAACTCGTACTCCCTGTACCTCGACGTCCTGAACGAGTGGTACGACAAGAACATCTCGCCAGAGTGGAACCCCCTCCGCAGATGGGCGATGAATGTCCTGCAGAAGGAGTCTGAACTCCAGGAGATCGTGCAGCTCGTCGGTTCCGACGCCCTCCCCGAGGAGGAGCAGATCACCATCGAGGTCGCCCGTATGCTCCGTGAGATCTTCCTGCAGCAGAACGCCTTCGACGCTGTCGACACCTACTGCTCCCTCGAAAAGCAGCTCGACATCCTCAAGGCGATCCGCGCCTATGCCGACCTCTCCTCCGCGGCCCACGCCGCCGGTGTGATGCCGTCCCAGATCCTCGGCATCAAGGCGAAGAACGACCTGCCGCAGATCAAGTTCGTCCAGGACTACAAGCCTGAACTCGAGCGGATCCTGAAGGCAATGAAGGACGAATTCTCCGGACTGAAGGCGGGAATGGCATGA
- a CDS encoding alpha/beta hydrolase, whose amino-acid sequence MILHPGEDELVLIRAPSSSFLLAGRARDRFALVVDTVDDEYCEPVRPGDLVCVSAPEGGSVRAAAMLLLLVRDHHYPVVALPKGHPGVKRIPMVVSAAPEITLSCGIVRGTHPDQCLLCSGADLAGLVLRGGKDSVTLEGFSPGCTISYICVNRALVDE is encoded by the coding sequence ATGATCCTCCACCCGGGTGAGGACGAGCTCGTCCTTATCAGGGCTCCCTCATCTTCTTTTCTCCTTGCAGGCCGTGCACGCGACCGCTTTGCCCTCGTCGTCGACACGGTGGACGACGAGTACTGCGAACCGGTCAGGCCCGGCGACCTCGTCTGCGTCTCGGCCCCAGAGGGGGGTTCGGTGCGTGCTGCGGCGATGCTTCTTCTCCTTGTCCGCGACCACCACTATCCGGTCGTCGCCCTTCCGAAGGGCCACCCCGGTGTGAAACGCATCCCCATGGTCGTCTCGGCCGCCCCGGAGATCACCCTCTCCTGCGGGATTGTGCGGGGCACCCACCCCGACCAGTGCCTCCTCTGTTCAGGGGCAGACCTTGCGGGTCTTGTCCTCCGGGGTGGGAAGGATTCTGTCACGCTTGAAGGCTTTTCTCCGGGGTGCACGATCTCCTATATATGTGTGAACCGTGCTCTGGTGGATGAATAA
- a CDS encoding ATPase — translation MADPVVAEMTLEMIQASQMGLKAVGAGLAVGLAGVGTGLGEMGIGAAAMGATAENKDMFGLALLFTVIPETIVIFGLVVALLLLF, via the coding sequence ATGGCAGATCCAGTTGTTGCTGAAATGACTCTCGAAATGATTCAGGCATCGCAGATGGGACTTAAGGCAGTCGGCGCAGGCCTCGCTGTCGGCCTTGCCGGTGTAGGTACCGGTCTTGGTGAGATGGGCATCGGTGCCGCCGCCATGGGCGCGACCGCCGAGAACAAGGACATGTTCGGTCTTGCACTGCTCTTCACCGTTATCCCCGAGACTATCGTCATCTTCGGTCTTGTCGTTGCTCTGCTGCTGCTCTTCTAA
- a CDS encoding V-type ATP synthase subunit E family protein → MGLEAVVGDIKEKGRKGAAQIQAETDAEVRRILSEAQERAASIKQQAEEEVERDVQRIITQEVSAANLSVKREVLNAEKDTLSRVHEATIARIGDLPADFHAQALRALLPLAAEALGGGVVYCNARDIPTVKEVLAESKDLSGFSVGEPVSIEGGIVVESADGRMKIDYTYRTFLETVWESGLKDASDILFP, encoded by the coding sequence ATGGGACTGGAAGCTGTCGTTGGAGATATCAAGGAAAAAGGCCGGAAAGGGGCAGCGCAGATCCAGGCAGAGACTGATGCAGAGGTCAGGCGCATCCTGAGCGAAGCGCAGGAGCGTGCGGCGTCGATCAAGCAGCAGGCCGAGGAAGAAGTGGAGCGAGACGTCCAGCGTATCATTACCCAGGAAGTCTCGGCCGCAAACCTCTCGGTCAAGCGTGAAGTGCTCAACGCCGAGAAAGACACCCTCTCCAGAGTCCACGAGGCCACGATTGCCCGGATTGGCGATCTGCCTGCAGACTTCCATGCGCAGGCCCTCCGCGCCCTCCTTCCCCTGGCGGCTGAAGCCCTCGGGGGCGGCGTGGTGTACTGCAATGCCCGTGATATCCCAACCGTAAAAGAGGTCCTTGCCGAGAGCAAGGACCTGTCAGGCTTCTCGGTCGGCGAACCCGTCTCCATTGAAGGCGGGATCGTCGTCGAGAGCGCCGACGGCCGGATGAAGATCGATTATACGTACCGCACGTTCCTGGAGACGGTATGGGAGTCAGGGCTCAAGGATGCGTCTGATATCCTGTTCCCCTGA
- a CDS encoding phosphoglycerate kinase → MTIGTLSELDPSGKTVLLRLDLNSPIDPASNQILDDKRFREHLPTIRHLEDSRVVILTHQSRPGKKDFTTLQVHAEKLGHMLGRPVGYVDDIFGRAAREAVSSLHAGEVLMLENVRFNAEENLTLAPEAAKGTHIVRRLAAMGDVFVNDAFGTAHRSQPTVVGLPMLMRSSAGLLMEREVSNLSRVFTGAPRPVTFVLGGTKVDDSIAVAENVLENGIADRVIVIGVVANVFLIAAGYDIGKPSKDLVAQLKYTAEIERAKTILSRFGDRILFPDQVAVREANARAEYPVDRIPADAPVMDIGSDALQTVCDAIRSSGTVVLNGPAGVFEDAAFAVGTFEILRTSSKVPFSVVGGGHTAAVIEKMGLESAFTHISTGGGACIEFLTGKKLPAIDALERSQGIFK, encoded by the coding sequence ATGACAATAGGAACCCTCTCTGAACTCGATCCCTCTGGAAAGACGGTCCTTCTCCGCCTGGACCTGAACTCTCCCATCGACCCGGCTTCGAACCAGATCCTGGACGACAAACGGTTCCGTGAGCACCTGCCCACGATCCGGCATCTGGAGGACTCCAGGGTCGTCATCCTCACCCACCAGAGCAGGCCGGGCAAGAAGGACTTCACGACCCTTCAGGTCCATGCGGAGAAGCTCGGGCACATGCTTGGCCGGCCTGTCGGGTATGTCGACGATATCTTTGGACGAGCGGCGCGGGAGGCGGTCTCCTCCCTCCATGCCGGCGAGGTGCTGATGCTTGAGAATGTCAGGTTCAATGCCGAAGAGAACCTGACTCTGGCACCCGAGGCAGCGAAAGGTACTCATATCGTCCGTAGACTCGCTGCGATGGGCGATGTCTTCGTGAACGATGCCTTTGGCACTGCCCACCGTTCACAGCCGACCGTGGTCGGCCTGCCCATGCTGATGCGGTCGTCGGCCGGTCTCCTGATGGAGCGCGAGGTCTCGAACCTCTCCCGGGTCTTCACCGGGGCGCCGCGGCCGGTGACTTTTGTCCTCGGGGGGACGAAGGTGGACGACTCCATCGCCGTGGCAGAGAACGTGCTTGAGAATGGTATTGCCGACCGTGTCATTGTCATCGGCGTGGTGGCGAATGTCTTTTTGATCGCCGCCGGCTACGACATCGGGAAACCGTCCAAGGATCTTGTCGCCCAGTTGAAGTATACGGCCGAGATCGAGAGGGCGAAGACCATCCTCTCCCGTTTCGGCGACAGGATCCTCTTCCCCGACCAGGTCGCGGTGCGGGAGGCGAATGCCCGCGCCGAGTACCCGGTCGACCGTATCCCGGCCGACGCCCCGGTGATGGACATCGGTTCTGACGCCCTTCAGACTGTCTGCGATGCGATCCGGTCCTCGGGGACGGTCGTACTGAACGGCCCCGCGGGTGTCTTCGAGGACGCCGCCTTTGCCGTCGGCACGTTCGAGATCCTGAGGACTTCGTCGAAGGTGCCCTTCTCCGTCGTCGGCGGCGGGCACACGGCCGCGGTGATCGAGAAGATGGGGCTCGAGTCGGCCTTCACCCATATCTCCACCGGCGGCGGGGCATGCATCGAGTTCCTGACCGGCAAGAAACTCCCCGCGATCGATGCCCTGGAAAGGTCGCAGGGGATCTTCAAATAA
- a CDS encoding ATP synthase subunit B: protein MKEYRTIKQIAGPLVFVEKTEPVGYNELVNIVLSDGTIKRGQVLDTSDDLVVVQCFETTAGIGRDSGVRFLGETIKMPVAKEMLGRILSGGGKPIDGGPEIVPEKRLDITGAAINPYARASPADFIQTGISTIDGTNTLVRGQKLPIFSGAGLPHNDVALQIARQARVPGSTEEFAVVFAAMGITKEEANHFMADFERTGALERAVVFLNLADDPAVERIITPRLALTTAEYLAYELGYHVLVILTDMTNYCEALRQIGAAREEVPGRRGYPGYMYTDLASIYERAGIIKGKKGSVTQIPILTMPGDDITHPIPDLTGYITEGQIVVSRELHRKGIYPPINVLPSLSRLMNLGIGKGHTREDHKKVSDQMYAGYAEGNDLRGLVAIVGKEALSERDRGFLEFADLFEGKFVRQGLDENRTIEDTLDIGWELLATLPVEQLVRIDRDLIQKFHPLYRKGAKKAEV, encoded by the coding sequence ATGAAGGAATACAGAACGATCAAGCAGATTGCAGGCCCGCTGGTCTTCGTCGAGAAGACCGAGCCGGTCGGCTATAATGAGCTTGTGAACATCGTCCTCTCGGACGGCACCATCAAGCGCGGCCAGGTGCTCGACACCTCCGACGACCTCGTGGTCGTCCAGTGTTTCGAGACCACTGCGGGTATCGGCCGTGACTCCGGCGTCAGGTTCCTTGGCGAGACGATCAAGATGCCGGTCGCAAAGGAGATGCTCGGCCGTATCCTCTCCGGCGGCGGCAAGCCCATCGACGGCGGCCCTGAGATCGTGCCCGAGAAGAGGCTCGACATCACGGGCGCCGCGATCAACCCGTACGCCCGTGCGTCCCCGGCCGATTTCATCCAGACGGGTATCTCGACCATTGACGGCACGAACACTCTTGTGCGCGGCCAGAAGCTCCCGATCTTCTCGGGCGCAGGTCTCCCGCACAATGATGTTGCCCTGCAGATCGCCCGTCAGGCACGGGTGCCGGGCTCCACCGAGGAGTTCGCCGTCGTCTTCGCTGCGATGGGTATCACGAAGGAAGAGGCCAACCACTTCATGGCCGACTTCGAGAGGACCGGCGCCCTTGAGAGGGCCGTCGTCTTCCTGAACCTTGCAGACGACCCGGCCGTCGAGCGTATCATCACCCCGCGTCTTGCACTGACGACCGCGGAGTACCTGGCGTACGAACTCGGTTACCATGTGCTCGTCATTCTCACTGATATGACGAACTACTGCGAGGCCCTCCGTCAGATCGGTGCGGCCCGTGAAGAAGTGCCGGGCCGCCGCGGCTACCCGGGGTACATGTACACCGACCTTGCGTCGATCTACGAGCGTGCCGGCATTATCAAGGGCAAGAAGGGCTCTGTTACCCAGATCCCGATCCTCACGATGCCGGGCGACGATATCACCCACCCGATCCCCGACCTCACCGGGTACATTACCGAGGGTCAGATCGTGGTCTCCCGTGAGCTCCACCGCAAGGGTATCTACCCGCCGATCAACGTCCTCCCGTCCCTGTCCCGTCTGATGAACCTCGGTATCGGGAAGGGCCACACCCGGGAAGACCACAAGAAGGTCTCCGACCAGATGTACGCCGGTTATGCGGAAGGCAACGACCTCCGCGGCCTCGTGGCCATCGTCGGTAAGGAAGCCCTTTCCGAGCGTGACCGCGGCTTCCTGGAGTTCGCCGATCTCTTCGAGGGCAAGTTTGTCAGGCAGGGCCTTGACGAAAACCGGACGATCGAGGACACCCTTGATATCGGCTGGGAACTCCTTGCGACGCTGCCGGTCGAACAGCTGGTGCGGATCGACCGCGATCTGATCCAGAAGTTCCACCCGCTCTATCGCAAGGGTGCGAAAAAGGCAGAGGTGTAA
- a CDS encoding ATPase: MKSEVLKSIKQAEEEYTSMVSTARLEQKQKLADARAEAEHIVEKAAADAEAYKKSRLADAGTTAARKRADILKNGEQRAAKLKADSLANLDKAVELLVSRFKEQLHVSA, encoded by the coding sequence ATGAAGAGTGAGGTTTTAAAGAGCATCAAGCAGGCAGAAGAAGAGTATACGTCAATGGTCAGCACCGCTCGGCTTGAGCAGAAGCAGAAGCTTGCGGATGCGAGAGCGGAGGCCGAACACATCGTTGAGAAGGCCGCCGCCGATGCAGAGGCATACAAAAAATCGCGTCTCGCTGATGCCGGGACCACGGCCGCCAGAAAGCGTGCCGACATCCTGAAAAACGGTGAACAGCGGGCAGCGAAGCTCAAAGCGGACAGCCTTGCGAATCTTGATAAGGCGGTCGAGTTGCTCGTCTCGCGTTTCAAGGAGCAGCTGCATGTTTCAGCCTGA